A genomic stretch from Pseudomonas sp. MUP55 includes:
- a CDS encoding tripartite tricarboxylate transporter substrate binding protein has protein sequence MTMTLSLRKFALTAGCMLFAGQLLAADEPKRPECIAPASPGGGFDLTCKLVQSALVNEKLLSKPMRVTYMPGGVGAVAYNAVVAQRPADAGTLVAWSSGSLLNLAQGKFGRFDESAVRWLAAVGTSYGAIAVKSDSPYKNLDDLVKALKKDPGSVVIGSGGTVGSQDWMQTALIAKAAGINPRELRYVALEGGGEIATALLGGHIQVGSTDISDSMPHILSGDMRLLAVFSEQRLDEPEMKDIPTAKEQGYDIVWPVVRGFYLGPKVSDADYAWWKEAFDKLLASDEFAKLRDQRELFPFAMTGPELDTYVKKQVADYKVLAKEFGLIQ, from the coding sequence ATCACCATGACCCTTTCACTGCGTAAATTTGCCCTCACCGCCGGCTGCATGCTGTTTGCCGGCCAACTGCTGGCGGCCGACGAGCCCAAGCGCCCCGAGTGCATCGCCCCGGCCTCGCCGGGCGGTGGGTTTGACCTGACCTGCAAACTGGTGCAAAGCGCGCTGGTCAACGAGAAGCTGCTGAGCAAGCCGATGCGCGTGACCTACATGCCAGGCGGCGTGGGCGCCGTGGCCTACAACGCGGTGGTCGCGCAGCGCCCTGCCGATGCCGGAACCCTGGTGGCCTGGTCCAGTGGTTCGTTGCTGAACCTGGCCCAAGGCAAGTTTGGTCGCTTCGATGAAAGCGCCGTGCGCTGGCTCGCGGCGGTGGGCACCAGTTACGGTGCCATCGCGGTGAAAAGCGATTCACCCTACAAGAACCTCGACGATCTCGTAAAAGCCTTGAAGAAAGATCCTGGCAGCGTGGTGATCGGTTCCGGCGGCACGGTCGGCAGCCAGGACTGGATGCAGACCGCCCTGATCGCCAAGGCCGCGGGCATCAACCCGCGCGAGCTGCGTTACGTCGCGCTCGAAGGCGGTGGCGAAATCGCGACCGCGCTGCTCGGCGGCCACATTCAGGTAGGCAGTACCGACATCTCCGACTCCATGCCCCACATCCTCAGCGGTGATATGCGCCTGCTGGCGGTGTTCTCCGAACAGCGCCTGGACGAGCCGGAAATGAAGGACATCCCGACCGCCAAGGAGCAAGGCTACGACATCGTCTGGCCAGTGGTGCGCGGGTTCTACCTCGGGCCAAAAGTCAGCGATGCCGACTATGCCTGGTGGAAAGAAGCGTTCGACAAACTGCTGGCCTCCGACGAGTTCGCCAAGCTGCGTGACCAGCGCGAGCTGTTCCCGTTCGCCATGACGGGCCCGGAGCTGGACACCTACGTGAAGAAACAGGTGGCTGACTACAAAGTGCTGGCCAAAGAGTTCGGCCTGATCCAGTAA
- a CDS encoding sensor histidine kinase, whose product MHKPSSLRWRLLWNLALLLVLLMLASGMSAYWNGREAADTAYDRTLLASARTIAAGLTQVDGTLSANVPYVALDTFAYDSAGRIYYQVNDIDQKLISGYENLPGPPPGTPRTDDYPALARFYDAVYQGQPVRVVSLLKAVSEPNMNGMAEIRVAETDEARVAMARSLMADTLLRLGMLAIGALLLVWFAVSAALRPLERLRTAVEERQPDDLRPLPLVEVQDEFGPLVRSLNHFTERLRGQFERQAQFIADAAHELRTPLAALKARLELGLRAEEPATWRSTLETAAQGTDRLTHLANQLLSLARIENGARAIAEGGAQLLDLSQLARELGMAMAPLAHARGVALALEADEPVWLRGEPTLLNELLSNLVDNALAHTPPGGNVILRVTAPAVLEVEDDGPGIPLDERDRVFERFYRRSQQGMGSGLGLAIVGEICRAHLAQISLHDGESAGLKVRVSFIAG is encoded by the coding sequence ATGCATAAGCCCAGCAGCCTGCGTTGGCGCCTGCTGTGGAACCTGGCATTGCTGCTCGTGCTGCTGATGCTCGCCAGCGGCATGAGTGCCTACTGGAACGGTCGCGAAGCGGCCGACACTGCCTACGACCGCACGCTGCTGGCCTCGGCGCGCACCATTGCCGCCGGCTTGACCCAAGTGGACGGCACGCTCAGTGCCAACGTGCCCTACGTGGCCCTGGACACCTTTGCCTACGACAGTGCCGGGCGTATCTATTACCAGGTCAATGACATCGACCAAAAGCTGATATCCGGCTACGAAAATCTTCCCGGTCCACCGCCCGGCACGCCGCGCACGGATGATTACCCGGCCCTGGCGCGGTTCTACGACGCCGTGTATCAGGGCCAGCCGGTGCGTGTGGTGAGCCTGCTCAAAGCCGTCTCCGAGCCGAACATGAACGGCATGGCGGAGATCCGTGTGGCGGAAACCGACGAAGCGCGGGTCGCCATGGCCCGCAGTCTGATGGCCGACACCTTGTTGCGCCTGGGCATGCTTGCCATTGGTGCGCTCTTGCTGGTGTGGTTTGCCGTCAGCGCGGCGCTGCGTCCGCTGGAGCGCCTGCGCACGGCGGTGGAGGAACGTCAGCCTGACGACCTGCGGCCCTTGCCGCTGGTGGAGGTGCAGGATGAGTTCGGCCCGCTGGTGCGTTCCCTCAACCATTTCACCGAACGCTTGCGCGGCCAGTTCGAACGTCAGGCGCAGTTCATTGCCGACGCCGCCCACGAATTGCGCACGCCACTGGCCGCGCTCAAGGCCCGCCTGGAACTGGGCCTGCGCGCCGAAGAACCGGCCACTTGGCGCAGCACCCTGGAGACCGCCGCCCAGGGCACCGACCGTCTCACTCACCTGGCTAATCAGTTGCTGTCCCTGGCCCGCATCGAAAACGGTGCCAGGGCCATTGCCGAAGGCGGTGCGCAGTTGCTCGACCTCAGTCAGTTGGCCCGAGAGCTGGGGATGGCGATGGCGCCGCTGGCCCATGCACGGGGCGTTGCCCTGGCGCTGGAGGCGGACGAACCGGTGTGGCTGCGCGGCGAGCCGACGCTGCTCAATGAATTGCTGAGCAACCTGGTGGATAACGCGCTGGCGCACACACCGCCCGGCGGCAACGTGATTTTGCGGGTGACGGCGCCGGCGGTGCTGGAAGTCGAAGACGATGGCCCGGGTATCCCGCTGGATGAGCGGGACCGGGTGTTCGAGCGATTTTATCGGCGCAGTCAGCAGGGCATGGGGTCGGGCCTGGGGCTGGCGATTGTGGGTGAAATCTGCCGCGCGCATCTGGCGCAGATCAGTCTGCATGATGGCGAGTCAGCGGGGTTGAAAGTGCGAGTGAGCTTTATCGCCGGTTGA
- a CDS encoding tripartite tricarboxylate transporter TctB family protein, producing MLSQRIFAAILLLACAGLALMAWPYQAAFSYEPVGPRAYPLLMLGLMSLALIYMLFRPQPTKHTEEEPALDRDTLIKIGICVTLLIVFAATFESLGFILSSMLIGIPMARLYGGRWLPSVVIVGLMAIGLYLLFDKAMDVPLPLGLLDVLEN from the coding sequence ATGCTCTCACAACGCATTTTTGCCGCCATACTGCTGCTGGCCTGCGCCGGCCTCGCCCTGATGGCCTGGCCGTATCAGGCGGCGTTTTCATACGAGCCGGTCGGGCCCCGCGCCTATCCGCTGCTGATGCTCGGGCTGATGAGCCTGGCGCTGATCTACATGCTGTTTCGCCCGCAGCCGACCAAGCACACCGAAGAAGAACCGGCGCTGGACCGCGACACGCTGATCAAGATCGGCATTTGCGTCACGCTGCTGATTGTGTTCGCCGCCACCTTCGAATCGCTGGGTTTCATCCTCAGCAGCATGCTGATCGGTATCCCGATGGCGCGCCTGTACGGCGGACGTTGGCTGCCCAGCGTGGTGATCGTCGGCCTGATGGCCATCGGCCTGTACCTGCTGTTCGACAAAGCCATGGATGTGCCGCTGCCCCTCGGACTGCTCGACGTACTGGAGAACTGA
- a CDS encoding response regulator, giving the protein MRVLLVEDHLQLAESVAQALKSTGLTVDVLHDGVAADLALSSEDYAAAILDVGLPRMDGFEVLARLRARGKNLPVLMLTARSDVKDRVHGLNLGADDYLAKPFELTELEARVKALLRRSVLGGERQQACGVLVYDLDTRRFTVGGELLTLTSREQAVLEALIARPGRVMSKEQLASQVFGLDEEASPDAIEIYVHRLRKKLDGQPIAIVTFRGLGYLLEARDA; this is encoded by the coding sequence ATGCGCGTCCTTCTGGTTGAAGACCATTTGCAGCTCGCCGAAAGTGTCGCCCAGGCGCTCAAGAGCACGGGTTTGACCGTCGACGTGCTGCACGATGGCGTAGCTGCGGACCTGGCCTTGAGCAGCGAGGACTACGCGGCGGCGATTCTCGATGTGGGGCTACCGCGCATGGATGGTTTCGAGGTACTGGCGCGCTTGCGGGCCCGCGGTAAAAACTTGCCGGTGTTGATGCTGACGGCGCGCAGCGATGTCAAAGACCGCGTGCATGGCTTGAATCTGGGGGCCGACGATTACCTTGCCAAACCGTTCGAGCTGACGGAACTGGAAGCGCGGGTCAAGGCGCTGCTACGGCGCAGCGTGCTGGGCGGTGAGCGCCAGCAGGCGTGCGGCGTGCTGGTCTACGACCTCGACACGCGGCGCTTCACGGTCGGTGGCGAATTGCTCACGTTGACGTCCCGCGAGCAAGCGGTGCTTGAAGCACTGATCGCCCGGCCCGGCCGCGTAATGAGCAAGGAGCAACTGGCTTCGCAGGTGTTCGGTCTCGACGAAGAAGCCAGCCCCGACGCGATCGAAATTTACGTGCACCGCCTGCGCAAGAAACTCGACGGCCAGCCCATCGCCATTGTTACCTTCCGGGGCCTGGGCTACCTGCTGGAAGCCCGCGATGCATAA
- a CDS encoding AbrB family transcriptional regulator: protein MSDVTFKQWWGTPLVGLAGGFLASLVGWPLPYMVGSLLAIILVRCLTPWQLAEIPGGRKCGQWVVGIGIGLHFTPMVIEQVMNHFGLIFFGALVTSLSSVVGVWLMRRSGEDRATAFFSSMPGGSGEMVNLGARNGAVLSRVAAGQSLRVLVVVLCVPAIFKYLLSSGAPQFHPAPVDWAWLALLFPIGALVAWGWQRLRQPNPWLFGPLLVSAFASVTWDLHIGLPDGGSQVGQWLIGSGLGCHFNRQFFRRAPAFMGRTLIGTVLTMALATLAAVGLSALTQLDLRSLTLGMMPGGIAEMSLTAETLQLSVPLVTAMQVMRLLFVLFLAEPLFRHWNRQQ from the coding sequence ATGTCTGACGTCACCTTCAAGCAATGGTGGGGAACACCGCTGGTCGGCCTGGCCGGCGGTTTCCTGGCCAGCCTCGTCGGCTGGCCTTTGCCCTACATGGTTGGCTCGTTGCTGGCGATCATCCTGGTGCGTTGCCTGACACCATGGCAACTGGCCGAAATTCCCGGCGGGCGCAAATGCGGCCAATGGGTGGTGGGCATCGGCATCGGCCTGCACTTCACGCCGATGGTGATCGAACAGGTGATGAACCACTTCGGGCTGATTTTCTTCGGTGCGTTGGTGACCAGTTTATCGAGTGTGGTCGGTGTGTGGTTGATGCGCCGCAGCGGTGAAGACCGCGCCACTGCGTTTTTCTCCAGCATGCCGGGAGGCTCCGGGGAGATGGTCAACCTCGGCGCGCGCAATGGTGCGGTGTTGAGCCGTGTCGCTGCGGGGCAAAGTCTGCGGGTGCTGGTGGTGGTGCTCTGTGTGCCGGCGATCTTCAAGTATCTGCTGAGCAGTGGCGCACCGCAGTTTCATCCAGCGCCCGTTGACTGGGCCTGGCTGGCGCTGCTGTTTCCGATAGGTGCGCTGGTCGCATGGGGCTGGCAGCGTTTGCGCCAACCCAATCCCTGGTTGTTCGGGCCATTGCTGGTGAGTGCTTTCGCCAGCGTGACCTGGGATTTGCACATTGGTCTGCCCGATGGCGGCAGCCAGGTTGGCCAATGGTTGATCGGCAGTGGCTTGGGCTGCCACTTCAATCGCCAGTTTTTCCGCAGGGCCCCAGCGTTTATGGGCCGCACGTTGATTGGCACAGTCCTGACCATGGCGCTGGCAACGCTTGCAGCGGTGGGTTTAAGTGCTTTGACCCAACTGGACCTGCGCTCCCTGACGTTGGGCATGATGCCTGGCGGTATTGCCGAGATGAGCCTGACGGCAGAGACG
- a CDS encoding tripartite tricarboxylate transporter permease: MDTFGYLGQGFGVALSPYNLVTALCGTLIGTVVGLLPGLGPINGVALLIPIAFALGLPPESALILLAAVYLGCEYGGRISSILLNIPGEASTVMTTLDGYPMARKGLAGVALSLSAWSSFIGAFIATCGMVLFAPLLAKWAIAFGPAEYFVLMVFAIVCLGGMAGDKPLKTFVAALIGLFLSAVGIDANSGVYRFTGDNIHLTDGIQFVVLVLGLFSISEILLLLEKTHRGQEAVKATGRMMFNLKEAGAVFVVNIRCGLLGFIMGVLPGAGATLASAVAYMTEKRLAGASGKFGQGDMRGLAAPETAIGASACGALVPMLTLGVPGSGTTAVMIGALSLYNITPGPLLFQQQPDIVWGLIASLFIANIMLVILNIPMIRIFTRILAVPNWALVPVIAIITAIGVYAVHATTFDLFLMVGIGIFGYILRKLDFPLSPVLLGFILGGLMEQNLRRALSISNGALDILWSSPITFGVWVLTALMLMFPLVRIYRKRALQRRAVADV; the protein is encoded by the coding sequence ATGGATACTTTTGGCTATTTGGGCCAGGGCTTCGGCGTCGCGCTGAGCCCGTACAACCTGGTGACCGCCCTGTGCGGCACGCTGATCGGCACCGTGGTGGGCCTGTTGCCGGGCCTGGGGCCGATCAATGGCGTGGCACTGTTGATCCCCATTGCATTCGCCCTGGGCCTGCCGCCCGAGTCGGCCTTGATCCTGCTTGCAGCGGTGTACCTGGGCTGCGAATACGGCGGCCGTATCAGCTCGATCCTGCTCAATATTCCGGGCGAAGCCTCCACCGTGATGACCACCCTCGACGGCTACCCGATGGCCCGCAAAGGCCTGGCTGGCGTGGCGCTGTCACTGTCGGCGTGGAGCTCGTTCATCGGTGCCTTTATCGCCACCTGCGGCATGGTGCTGTTTGCCCCGCTGCTGGCCAAATGGGCAATTGCCTTCGGCCCGGCGGAGTATTTCGTGCTGATGGTGTTCGCGATTGTGTGCCTGGGCGGCATGGCGGGCGACAAGCCGCTGAAGACCTTCGTCGCGGCGCTGATTGGCCTGTTCCTCTCCGCAGTGGGCATTGACGCCAACAGCGGCGTGTATCGGTTTACCGGCGACAACATCCACCTTACCGACGGCATCCAGTTCGTGGTGTTGGTACTGGGCCTGTTTTCCATCAGTGAGATCCTGTTGCTGCTGGAAAAAACCCACCGTGGCCAGGAAGCGGTCAAGGCCACCGGACGCATGATGTTCAACCTGAAGGAAGCCGGTGCGGTGTTCGTGGTTAATATCCGCTGCGGCTTGCTCGGTTTCATCATGGGCGTATTGCCGGGTGCCGGTGCTACCTTGGCGTCCGCCGTGGCCTACATGACCGAAAAACGCCTGGCTGGCGCCAGCGGCAAATTCGGCCAGGGCGACATGCGTGGCCTGGCCGCCCCGGAAACCGCGATCGGCGCATCCGCCTGCGGCGCGCTCGTACCGATGCTGACCCTGGGCGTACCCGGCTCGGGCACTACCGCCGTGATGATCGGCGCCCTGTCGCTGTACAACATCACGCCCGGCCCGCTGCTGTTCCAACAACAACCGGACATCGTCTGGGGCCTGATCGCGTCGTTGTTCATCGCCAACATCATGCTGGTGATCCTCAACATCCCGATGATCCGCATCTTCACGCGTATCCTCGCCGTGCCGAACTGGGCGCTGGTGCCGGTGATCGCCATCATCACCGCGATTGGTGTATACGCGGTTCACGCCACCACGTTCGACCTGTTCCTGATGGTCGGTATCGGCATCTTCGGCTACATCCTGCGCAAGCTGGACTTCCCGCTGTCGCCGGTATTGCTGGGCTTTATCCTCGGCGGCCTGATGGAGCAGAACCTGCGCCGGGCGCTGTCGATCTCCAACGGTGCGCTGGACATCTTGTGGTCGAGCCCGATCACCTTTGGCGTCTGGGTGCTGACCGCGCTGATGTTGATGTTCCCGCTGGTGCGCATCTACCGCAAACGTGCCTTGCAGCGTCGTGCCGTGGCCGATGTCTGA